In the genome of Telluria mixta, the window TGGGCGGCGTGCAGCTGGCGATGCGTATGCTCGGCTCCATCGGCCAGCTCGACCAGCACCGCCTGCGTACCGGCAAGCTGCTGGACGAGGACTGGCCGCGCCTGACGCACGCGATCCAGAAGATGAACGATGCACAGATCTTCATCGACGAGACGCCGGCGCTGAACCCGATCGAGATGCGGGCCCGTGCCCGCCGCCTGGCGCGCCAGTGCGGCAAGCTGGGCCTGATCATCGTCGACTACCTGCAGCTGATGCAGGGTTCCAAGCCGGGCGACAACCGGGCGTCCGAGATCTCGGAGATCTCGCGAAGCCTGAAGGGCCTGGCGAAGGAACTGGGATGCCCGGTGATCGCGCTGTCCCAGCTGAACCGCTCGCTGGAACAACGCCCCAACAAGCGCCCCGTGATGTCCGACCTGCGCGAATCGGGCGCTATCGAACAGGATGCGGACGTGATCATCTTCCTGTATCGTGACGAAGTTTACAACCCGGACTCGCCCGACAAAGGTACTGCCGAGATCATTATCGGCAAACAGCGTAACGGCCCGATCGGCGCCATTCGCGTGACCTGGATGGGCATGTACACGAAGTTCGGCAATTACACCGGCAACCTGAGCATTTATCAGGGCGATTAAAAAAGCCGAGAGCAGCCAAGGATCGCGGCGTCGCCGCGACTTTCAAAGAAGTCCCAAGAGATTTACCCAACGGAGAACCTATGTTTGGACGCCTGATGCCCACGGAGGGCAAATTTTTCGACCTGTTCAACCAGCACGCCGCGTTGTGCGTGAAGGGTGCACAAGAGATGGTCGGCCTGATGACCAACTTCGACGACCTGGAAAACCGCACGCACGCCGTGGAGAGCATCGAAAAACAGGCGGACAAGATCACCTACCAGTGTGTGGACCTGCTGCACAAGACGTTCATCACGCCGCTCGACCGTGACGACATCCACAAGCTGATCACCCGCATGGACGACATCCTCGACATGATGGAGGACGCCGCCCAGACCATCTCGCTGTATGACCTGCACGCCGTGACGCCGGAAGCGAAGCGCCTGGCCGAGCTGTGCCTGGCATGCTGCGAAAAGGTCCAGCAGGCCGTCGGCATGCTGCACAACATGGACAACGCCCAGAAGATGGTCGCCATCTGCGAAGAGATCGACCGCCTGGAATCGGACGCCGACCACGTGATGCGCGCCGCCATGTCCAAGCTGTTCCGCGACGAGCCGGACGTGCGCAACCTGATCAAGATGAAAGCCATCTACGAAATCCTCGAGACGGTGACCGACCGCTGCGAAGACGTTGCCAACATCATCGAAGGCATCATCGTCGAGAACGCGTAACGACCGGACCAACAAGAACAATATGGATTCTCTACACATCAGCATCTATGTGCTGGGCCTGCTCGTCTTTTTAGCGCTGGTCTTCGACTTCATGAACGGCTTCCACGATGCCGCCAACGCGATCGCGACGGTGGTGTCGACGGGCGTG includes:
- a CDS encoding DUF47 domain-containing protein, which codes for MFGRLMPTEGKFFDLFNQHAALCVKGAQEMVGLMTNFDDLENRTHAVESIEKQADKITYQCVDLLHKTFITPLDRDDIHKLITRMDDILDMMEDAAQTISLYDLHAVTPEAKRLAELCLACCEKVQQAVGMLHNMDNAQKMVAICEEIDRLESDADHVMRAAMSKLFRDEPDVRNLIKMKAIYEILETVTDRCEDVANIIEGIIVENA